From Penicillium psychrofluorescens genome assembly, chromosome: 6, one genomic window encodes:
- a CDS encoding uncharacterized protein (ID:PFLUO_009115-T1.cds;~source:funannotate) — MTKETTQTQFQQVIASCENDPKRMQDVYEKHRSTRNASFQTLILGPRFPGWIVDDTLQKLHAAGEDADPAIDPRHNMAFWARPPQHIRDMVSEIQSEIRAIAPTLWFMPSDRLHMTTMEITSCQTESEIKDLVSFLHQHSPLQELVNYTLTHRARLVKPMVNYDSSAIALSFVPAAGEDDRYTYHHLRSDIYDGITRSGCPITSRYTVPSAHVTLARFITQDGFLLGDTEKLNHAQNSLLVDTLEKINDRLRDTYWQSDNPQGEWVVGQEKGLELVKGRSWYGKGDRVLLGEGFQ; from the exons ATGACCAAAGAAACCACCCAAACCCAGTTCCAGCAGGTGATCGCTTCCTGCGAGAACGACCCC AAACGCATGCAAGATGTCTATGAGAAACATCGATCAACCAGAAATGCCTCATTTCAGACATTGATTCTGGGGCCCAGATTTCCGGGCTGGATAGTTGATGACACCCTGCAAAAGCtccacgccgccggcgaGGACGCCGACCCAGCCATCGATCCACGGCATAACATGGCTTTTTGGGCTCGTCCACCGCAGCATATCCGGGACATGGTGTCTGAGATCCAGTCGGAGATCCGAGCCATTGCTCCCA CGCTCTGGTTCATGCCTTCGGACCGGCTCCACATGACAACCATGGAGATCACATCTTGTCAGACCGAGTCAGAAATCAAAGACCTGGTCTCCTTTTTACATCAACATTCGCCGCTACAAGAGCTGGTGAATTACACTCTGACCCATCGTGCCCGGCTCGTCAAGCCAATGGTCAACTACGATTCTTCCGCGATAGCACTGAGCTTTGTGCCTGCCGCTGGAGAGGATGATCGATATACCTACCATCACCTGCGCAGCGATATCTACGACGGCATCACTCGCAGCGGCTGCCCGATTACGTCGAGGTACACGGTGCCATCAGCGCATGTCACGCTGGCGCGGTTTATCACGCAAGATGGATTTCTACTGGGAGATACGGAAAAGCTCAATCATGCACAGAACTCTTTGCTCGTTGACACTCTGGAAAAGATCAATGACAGACTCCGGGACACGTACTGGCAGAGTGATAACCCACAGGGTGAGTGGGTGGTCGGGCAGGAGAAGGGATTGGAGTTGGTGAAGGGGCGGTCGTGGTATGGGAAAGGGGACCGGGTGTTGCTCGGGGAGGGATTTCAATAA